Proteins from a genomic interval of Prionailurus viverrinus isolate Anna chromosome F2, UM_Priviv_1.0, whole genome shotgun sequence:
- the GSDMD gene encoding gasdermin-D isoform X1, producing MTSAFERVVKSVVRELDPTRDLIPVDSLRSSISFRPYCLLGRKLSSSWFWKPRYKCLNLSIRDILEPDAPEPAVEHVASFHIEDLVDGMVEGNVEVKALGQGKFVSGAAVSATASTSVNVCMLKVPLNTWGAMKKERRLRQPEHKILQQLRSCGNDVFVVTEVLQTQEEVEVTRAQKQEGCGQLALPGALRLQGKGQGHLNRKKTVTIPSGSVLAFQMDLLVIGPDWEIHHLRHKDERTFRLPQTGHKPTSSTGLLSQIPLSYFKMRFPSTPVDMVSGCCGHPGNSSPLHTDGDIEDQMPVTEDFQGLKVEVSVHADGLKGLSGELCGQILAGLMKVLREEPALESLQEELEQGLCCGWVASPDAPGSAILECLVQSSGKVEEELARPILYLVQALTELNETQRELLAEALETGDLSGQSRLVQSVLEQSSPWKEHRAVSLPQELLGSSWDPKAPAWVLLEECGLELRVDVPQVHWQPDAQGRTSALYACLVLLPHLSQDSA from the exons ATGACGTCCGCCTTCGAAAGGGTGGTCAAGAGCGTGGTCCGGGAGCTGGACCCCACACGAGACCTCATCCCCGTGGACAGCCTGCGGAGCTCCATCAGCTTCCGGCCCTACTGCCTGCTGGGCAGGAAGCTGTCCAGCTCATGGTTCTGGAAACCCCGCTACAAGTGTCTCAACCTGTCCATCCGGGACATTCTGGAGCCTGATGCCCCAGAACCAG CTGTGGAGCACGTCGCCTCTTTCCACATCGAAGACCTCGTGGACGGGATGGTGGAGGGCAACGTGGAGGTGAAAGCGCTGGGACAGGGCAAGTTTGTGAGCGGGGCAGCGGTGTCGGCCACAGCCAGCACCTCCGTGAACGTGTGCATGCTGAAAGTGCCCCTCAACACCTGGGGGgccatgaaaaaagaaag GCGCCTGCGGCAGCCGGAGCACAAGATCCTGCAGCAGCTGCGGAGCTGCGGGAACGACGTGTTCGTGGTGACGGAGGTGCTGCAGACgcaggaggaggtggaggtcACCCGGGCCCAGAAGCAGGAGGGCTGTGGCCAACTCGCCCTGCCCGGAGCCCTACGCCTGCAG GGCAAGGGCCAGGGCCACCTGAACCGGAAGAAGACAGTCACCATCCCCTCAGGCAGCGTCCTTGCATTCCAGATGGACCTGCTGGTTATTGGCCCTGACTGGG AGATCCACCACCTCCGGCACAAGGACGAGAGGACCTTCAGGCTGCCCCAGACAG gcCACAAGCCTACAAGCAGCACAGGTCTCCTGTCACAGATACCTCTCAGCTACTTCAAGATGAGGTTCCCATCTACACCCGTGGACATGGTGTCGG GGTGCTGCGGGCACCCGGGCAATTCCAGCCCTCTCCACACAGATGGGGACATTGAGGACCAGATGCCAGTCACTGAAGACTTTCAGGGCCTGAAGGTAGAGGTTAGTGTCCACGCCGACGGCCTGAAGGGCTTGTCCGGGGAACTGTGCGGGCAGATCCTGGCAGGCCTGATGAAGGTGTTGCGGGAAGAGCCGGCCTTGGAGAGCCTCCAGGAGGAG CTGGAACAGGGCCTGTGCTGTGGGTGGGTGGCGTCCCCCGATGCCCCGGGGAGTGCCATCCTGGAGTGCCTGGTGCAGTCCTCTGGAAAGGTAGAGGAAGAACTTGCCCGCCCCATCCTCTACCTCGTACAAGCACTGACTG AGCTGAACGAAACCCAGCGTGAACTGCTCGCGGAGGCGCTGGAGACAGGGGACCTGTCCGGGCAGTCCAGGCTG GTGCAGAGCGTCCTGGAGCAGAGCTCCCCCTGGAAGGAGCACAGGGCCGTGTCCCTGCCGCAGGAGCTCCTGGGGAGCAGCTGGGACCCAAAGGCACCTGCCTGGGTCCTGCTGGAGGAGTGCGGCCTGGAGCTGCGGGTGGACGTCCCCCAGGTGCACTGGCAGCCGGACGCGCAGGGCCGCACGAGCGCCCTCTACGCCTGCCTGGTGCTGCTGCCGCATCTGAGCCAGGACAGCGCTTAG
- the GSDMD gene encoding gasdermin-D isoform X2, giving the protein MTSAFERVVKSVVRELDPTRDLIPVDSLRSSISFRPYCLLGRKLSSSWFWKPRYKCLNLSIRDILEPDAPEPAVEHVASFHIEDLVDGMVEGNVEVKALGQGKFVSGAAVSATASTSVNVCMLKVPLNTWGAMKKERRLRQPEHKILQQLRSCGNDVFVVTEVLQTQEEVEVTRAQKQEGCGQLALPGALRLQGKGQGHLNRKKTVTIPSGSVLAFQMDLLVIGPDWEIHHLRHKDERTFRLPQTGHKPTSSTGLLSQIPLSYFKMRFPSTPVDMVSDGDIEDQMPVTEDFQGLKVEVSVHADGLKGLSGELCGQILAGLMKVLREEPALESLQEELEQGLCCGWVASPDAPGSAILECLVQSSGKVEEELARPILYLVQALTELNETQRELLAEALETGDLSGQSRLVQSVLEQSSPWKEHRAVSLPQELLGSSWDPKAPAWVLLEECGLELRVDVPQVHWQPDAQGRTSALYACLVLLPHLSQDSA; this is encoded by the exons ATGACGTCCGCCTTCGAAAGGGTGGTCAAGAGCGTGGTCCGGGAGCTGGACCCCACACGAGACCTCATCCCCGTGGACAGCCTGCGGAGCTCCATCAGCTTCCGGCCCTACTGCCTGCTGGGCAGGAAGCTGTCCAGCTCATGGTTCTGGAAACCCCGCTACAAGTGTCTCAACCTGTCCATCCGGGACATTCTGGAGCCTGATGCCCCAGAACCAG CTGTGGAGCACGTCGCCTCTTTCCACATCGAAGACCTCGTGGACGGGATGGTGGAGGGCAACGTGGAGGTGAAAGCGCTGGGACAGGGCAAGTTTGTGAGCGGGGCAGCGGTGTCGGCCACAGCCAGCACCTCCGTGAACGTGTGCATGCTGAAAGTGCCCCTCAACACCTGGGGGgccatgaaaaaagaaag GCGCCTGCGGCAGCCGGAGCACAAGATCCTGCAGCAGCTGCGGAGCTGCGGGAACGACGTGTTCGTGGTGACGGAGGTGCTGCAGACgcaggaggaggtggaggtcACCCGGGCCCAGAAGCAGGAGGGCTGTGGCCAACTCGCCCTGCCCGGAGCCCTACGCCTGCAG GGCAAGGGCCAGGGCCACCTGAACCGGAAGAAGACAGTCACCATCCCCTCAGGCAGCGTCCTTGCATTCCAGATGGACCTGCTGGTTATTGGCCCTGACTGGG AGATCCACCACCTCCGGCACAAGGACGAGAGGACCTTCAGGCTGCCCCAGACAG gcCACAAGCCTACAAGCAGCACAGGTCTCCTGTCACAGATACCTCTCAGCTACTTCAAGATGAGGTTCCCATCTACACCCGTGGACATGGTGTCGG ATGGGGACATTGAGGACCAGATGCCAGTCACTGAAGACTTTCAGGGCCTGAAGGTAGAGGTTAGTGTCCACGCCGACGGCCTGAAGGGCTTGTCCGGGGAACTGTGCGGGCAGATCCTGGCAGGCCTGATGAAGGTGTTGCGGGAAGAGCCGGCCTTGGAGAGCCTCCAGGAGGAG CTGGAACAGGGCCTGTGCTGTGGGTGGGTGGCGTCCCCCGATGCCCCGGGGAGTGCCATCCTGGAGTGCCTGGTGCAGTCCTCTGGAAAGGTAGAGGAAGAACTTGCCCGCCCCATCCTCTACCTCGTACAAGCACTGACTG AGCTGAACGAAACCCAGCGTGAACTGCTCGCGGAGGCGCTGGAGACAGGGGACCTGTCCGGGCAGTCCAGGCTG GTGCAGAGCGTCCTGGAGCAGAGCTCCCCCTGGAAGGAGCACAGGGCCGTGTCCCTGCCGCAGGAGCTCCTGGGGAGCAGCTGGGACCCAAAGGCACCTGCCTGGGTCCTGCTGGAGGAGTGCGGCCTGGAGCTGCGGGTGGACGTCCCCCAGGTGCACTGGCAGCCGGACGCGCAGGGCCGCACGAGCGCCCTCTACGCCTGCCTGGTGCTGCTGCCGCATCTGAGCCAGGACAGCGCTTAG